The following are encoded together in the uncultured Sphaerochaeta sp. genome:
- the gnpA gene encoding 1,3-beta-galactosyl-N-acetylhexosamine phosphorylase, translating into METVRKSRGSFTIPGEAGCEELSLSLAEKWGADVIRDCDGTKLSPRLLEAGMDVYSTICIIREHNEFASANPQFQQQVFLESERVIATSKTAEIPLLTPYFAKQFEVNEDSVSYWQGFDRTTGEEVIASSWQYDATTKMVTIEGCTPFHQYSVNFLAFRIWEEINMYNHVTNDWKSEPLRQLDPRYPEVQSYLRSYLVRWCEEHPETDVVRFTSLFYNFVWIWGGDERNRNLFTDWASYDFTVSPMALDQFEAQYGYRLTGEDFINKGNRNPSHVAWNKRMMDYLWFTNAFVCSYAKELVDIVHSYGKKAYVFYDDSWVGMEPQSEAFQTIGFDGIIKCVFSGFEVRLCNAVPGGLTHELRLHPYLFPVGLGGAPTFKEGGNPALDAQKYWVNVRRAMLRAPLDRIGLGGYLHLTEGFSDFVETIADIADQFRMIKELHQASEVYTVPLKIGILSSWGKLRTWTCGGHYHEHPDLDLINILESLSGLPYTVEFFSFEEVSKETLASLDIVVNAGLEGSSWSGGAHWDNDEVVALLTQWVWEGGTFLGVNAPSSRNHSFRMAHVLGVDYDDGKRLCHGKWEVRVLEEHEPQLTIIPKQGIYLIDGETTVLQAEDGLPTYTERTFGQGKGMYLSEYRYSPENTFALRSILEQGLVSKPLYASDNPYIDCAYFPEVKTLVLVNGSEEEQMVKVVKREQEGIVTIDGFGLKLIAL; encoded by the coding sequence ATGGAAACAGTAAGGAAATCCCGTGGTTCTTTTACCATACCAGGGGAAGCAGGTTGTGAAGAGCTTTCCCTCTCTCTAGCAGAGAAGTGGGGTGCTGATGTCATTCGCGATTGTGATGGGACCAAGCTCTCTCCACGGTTGCTGGAAGCGGGGATGGATGTGTATTCCACTATCTGCATCATTCGTGAACATAACGAGTTTGCCTCAGCCAACCCACAGTTCCAACAGCAGGTATTCCTAGAGAGTGAGCGAGTAATAGCCACTTCCAAGACAGCGGAAATTCCGCTATTAACACCATACTTTGCCAAACAGTTTGAGGTTAATGAAGATTCTGTATCGTATTGGCAGGGCTTCGATCGGACAACTGGAGAAGAAGTCATTGCCTCCTCATGGCAGTATGATGCTACAACCAAGATGGTAACTATCGAGGGCTGCACTCCCTTTCACCAGTATAGTGTGAACTTCCTTGCTTTCCGTATCTGGGAAGAGATAAACATGTACAACCATGTGACCAACGACTGGAAGAGTGAACCACTGAGGCAGCTGGATCCTCGTTACCCCGAGGTCCAAAGCTACTTACGTTCCTATCTGGTTCGCTGGTGCGAAGAACACCCAGAGACAGACGTTGTACGGTTTACCTCACTCTTCTACAACTTTGTCTGGATTTGGGGAGGTGATGAGCGGAACAGAAACCTGTTCACGGACTGGGCTTCCTATGATTTCACGGTCAGCCCAATGGCTTTGGATCAGTTTGAAGCGCAGTATGGGTACCGCCTTACCGGTGAGGACTTCATCAACAAGGGAAACCGAAATCCTTCCCATGTTGCATGGAATAAACGGATGATGGACTACCTCTGGTTCACCAATGCCTTTGTCTGTTCATACGCTAAGGAGCTGGTGGATATTGTGCACAGCTATGGTAAGAAAGCCTATGTATTTTATGATGACAGCTGGGTTGGAATGGAGCCACAATCAGAGGCCTTCCAGACAATCGGGTTCGATGGAATCATCAAGTGCGTGTTCTCCGGTTTTGAGGTTAGACTCTGCAATGCAGTGCCAGGAGGACTTACTCATGAGTTGAGGTTGCATCCCTATCTCTTCCCTGTAGGACTCGGCGGAGCCCCCACTTTCAAGGAGGGAGGCAATCCAGCTCTCGATGCACAGAAGTACTGGGTTAACGTCAGAAGAGCGATGCTTAGGGCTCCCCTCGACCGAATTGGCTTGGGGGGGTACCTTCATCTGACTGAAGGATTCTCTGATTTTGTTGAGACCATTGCAGATATTGCTGACCAGTTTAGGATGATCAAGGAGCTGCATCAAGCTTCAGAGGTGTATACCGTTCCCTTGAAGATTGGAATCCTCAGCAGTTGGGGAAAGCTCAGGACTTGGACATGCGGTGGTCACTACCACGAGCATCCGGACCTAGATTTGATCAATATACTGGAAAGTCTTTCTGGTCTTCCCTATACCGTTGAGTTCTTCAGCTTTGAAGAAGTTAGCAAGGAAACCCTTGCCTCCCTCGATATCGTCGTCAATGCAGGCCTCGAAGGGAGCAGTTGGAGTGGGGGAGCGCACTGGGATAATGATGAGGTTGTTGCGTTGCTTACGCAGTGGGTCTGGGAAGGTGGTACCTTTCTTGGTGTTAATGCTCCCTCATCACGTAATCATTCATTCAGAATGGCACATGTTCTGGGTGTAGATTATGATGACGGTAAAAGACTCTGTCATGGAAAGTGGGAGGTGAGAGTTCTAGAAGAGCATGAGCCACAGCTTACAATCATTCCCAAGCAAGGTATCTATCTAATTGATGGTGAGACCACTGTTCTACAAGCAGAAGATGGATTACCAACATACACAGAACGAACTTTCGGCCAGGGTAAGGGTATGTATCTTTCAGAGTATAGATATTCTCCTGAGAATACCTTTGCATTACGTTCAATTCTTGAACAGGGTCTTGTATCAAAGCCACTCTACGCTTCTGATAACCCGTATATAGACTGTGCGTATTTCCCTGAAGTAAAGACACTTGTCCTGGTGAATGGGAGTGAGGAGGAGCAGATGGTCAAGGTTGTGAAGAGAGAACAAGAAGGTATTGTGACAATAGATGGATTTGGGCTAAAGTTGATTGCTCTGTGA
- a CDS encoding glycosyltransferase, with the protein MRRDTSTPNKRIVIVIPGLSFGGAERVTSFLCNHFVDHGRDVHIISLSKGHHAYPLSPAITIHEIDISQKKNKIGRYLFLIQETRTLINQIHPASVLAMISYAAFLTALASLGLPIPLIVSERNDPNTSKTFGLHAKIIFYFVHRYLAKKAVYQTKNAQSYYYKKATPKAVIIPNPLYLQEMPEPNRMVNRSGKIITAGRLTKQKNHMLLIEAFALVYKKHPDYTLWIYGEGEEKERLIHCIQEHALGASVFLPGNDSALFTRMQEAELFVMSSDYEGMPNALIEAMAMGLPCVTTDYSGGRGTVIQNRINGLVVERKNKDVLASAMLELIDDRNLASSVALHATQLRNTLDADTICNKWLETIEETEKSYMRRS; encoded by the coding sequence ATGAGACGAGATACGAGTACTCCAAATAAAAGAATTGTAATTGTCATTCCCGGTCTCTCATTTGGGGGAGCTGAACGTGTGACTTCTTTTCTTTGCAACCATTTTGTTGATCATGGTAGGGATGTCCATATTATCTCACTCTCCAAAGGTCATCATGCATATCCCCTCTCTCCTGCAATTACCATACATGAGATTGATATTTCACAGAAAAAAAACAAGATAGGTAGATATCTGTTTTTAATACAGGAGACTAGAACGCTTATCAATCAAATCCATCCTGCATCGGTGCTTGCAATGATATCATATGCTGCTTTTTTGACTGCTCTAGCATCTTTGGGCCTGCCTATACCACTGATTGTCTCTGAAAGGAACGATCCTAATACCTCAAAAACCTTTGGGCTGCATGCTAAAATAATTTTCTATTTCGTACATAGATATCTCGCCAAAAAGGCCGTATATCAGACAAAAAATGCCCAATCGTATTATTATAAGAAGGCAACCCCAAAAGCTGTAATTATACCTAACCCTCTCTATTTACAAGAGATGCCTGAGCCAAATCGGATGGTAAATAGAAGTGGAAAAATCATTACAGCTGGTCGATTAACCAAACAGAAAAATCATATGCTTCTGATTGAGGCTTTCGCTTTAGTGTACAAGAAGCACCCTGATTATACCTTGTGGATCTATGGTGAAGGTGAAGAGAAAGAGCGTCTCATACATTGTATTCAAGAACATGCTTTGGGAGCATCTGTTTTTTTACCTGGAAATGATTCCGCCTTGTTTACTCGCATGCAAGAGGCAGAATTGTTTGTTATGTCTTCGGATTATGAAGGAATGCCCAATGCTTTGATTGAAGCTATGGCTATGGGCCTTCCTTGTGTTACTACAGACTATAGTGGAGGTCGTGGTACGGTAATCCAAAACCGAATAAATGGCCTAGTGGTGGAGAGGAAGAATAAGGATGTACTTGCTTCAGCTATGCTAGAACTTATTGATGATAGAAATCTGGCCTCTTCGGTGGCACTACATGCAACACAATTGAGAAATACTCTTGATGCTGACACAATCTGTAATAAGTGGCTTGAAACCATAGAAGAAACAGAAAAGTCTTATATGAGACGGTCATGA
- a CDS encoding ATP-grasp fold amidoligase family protein: protein MLVTKEESLFHWFCDAVLLVFLSVLMGYGPDVHHVFIPAEVLFLLTFSIRFFLKRSIITTPIVGWSLAFFVLSAISVIYASDTVIAFSRLKSIIQVLLFVNLLFPYVKESEETHRRFLQIYLLAILFIIIRLLMNTPVEIFLSSRLGTTIGINPNRVGNMFAIAAIMCLYLGLQPKAKWYWLLLPFLIMLSIYSGSRKAFFLLGVGGVSLILLQQKNFKRVLLAAGVGILVLGISTVLLIHIEPLYKAFGRRFMNMFVELLFNKGVDGSTSIRMDMIIRGLEMFKERPLFGWGLGAFTALSGYGTYSHNNYVELLVGLGLIGLLVYYSLSFFIVREGIKRFFRFEKKGPEILSTAMIVAMLFDQVGRVTYTEEYSTIILAVCYAGIMVGTPDLGLNVFQLVSKIYEYIRHPSTFAKYLLKGKVGQILSDKRYLSIKYYLTTGKKLNLNAPVTYNEKLQWLKLHDRREIYSTLVDKYAVREYIKSTIGEKYLIPLIGVYKNTDEIDIDLLPSSFVLKCTHDSGSVFICKNKADINFKEITIRLDRALKKSHYQRTRETPYRFVEPKIICEKYMVDESGYELKDYKVFCFNGVPKAIQMDFDRFSDHKRNLYDTDWNLIPVSIKYPNDPNKYLPKPSTLQTMLKLASELSIGIPHARIDFYSILDHVYFGEITLYHGSGMEPFYPESYNYQFGSWITLPNSFD from the coding sequence ATGTTGGTCACAAAAGAGGAAAGTCTATTTCATTGGTTTTGCGATGCAGTATTGCTGGTCTTTTTGAGTGTGTTGATGGGATATGGTCCAGATGTTCATCATGTTTTTATCCCTGCTGAAGTATTGTTTCTCCTTACTTTTAGTATTAGGTTTTTTTTAAAACGTTCCATTATTACTACTCCTATTGTTGGGTGGAGTCTTGCATTCTTTGTACTCTCTGCAATCTCTGTAATTTATGCTAGTGATACAGTTATTGCATTCAGTCGACTGAAGTCTATTATACAGGTATTGCTATTTGTAAACCTTCTATTTCCATATGTGAAAGAATCTGAAGAAACGCATAGACGGTTCCTTCAAATTTACCTATTGGCTATCCTTTTTATTATTATTCGCTTACTAATGAACACACCAGTAGAAATATTCCTTAGTTCACGTTTGGGCACTACAATTGGAATAAACCCTAATAGAGTAGGGAATATGTTTGCTATTGCAGCTATTATGTGTTTATATCTTGGGTTACAGCCAAAAGCCAAGTGGTACTGGTTGTTACTCCCTTTCTTAATTATGCTTTCAATTTATTCAGGTTCTCGTAAAGCTTTTTTTTTGCTGGGTGTTGGAGGGGTATCCCTAATATTATTACAGCAGAAGAACTTTAAGCGCGTATTACTGGCTGCAGGTGTTGGGATTCTTGTTCTGGGTATTAGCACCGTTTTATTGATACATATTGAACCATTATATAAAGCATTTGGCCGACGTTTCATGAACATGTTTGTTGAGTTGCTATTTAATAAGGGTGTTGATGGAAGTACATCTATCCGAATGGATATGATTATCCGTGGGTTAGAGATGTTCAAGGAACGACCTCTTTTTGGTTGGGGACTTGGTGCATTTACTGCTCTTAGTGGATATGGCACCTATTCACACAACAATTATGTGGAGCTTTTGGTTGGATTAGGTTTGATAGGATTGCTTGTATACTACAGCCTCTCTTTTTTTATCGTTAGAGAGGGGATAAAGAGATTTTTCCGATTTGAAAAGAAAGGCCCAGAAATACTATCAACTGCAATGATTGTTGCTATGTTATTCGATCAAGTGGGGAGGGTAACCTATACCGAAGAATATAGCACTATCATTCTTGCAGTATGTTATGCAGGTATTATGGTAGGAACTCCAGATCTTGGGTTGAATGTATTCCAGTTGGTTTCTAAAATCTATGAGTATATTCGGCATCCGAGTACATTTGCAAAGTATCTATTGAAAGGAAAGGTAGGACAAATACTTTCTGATAAAAGATATCTTTCCATCAAGTATTACTTGACTACAGGGAAGAAACTTAACCTAAACGCACCTGTTACATACAATGAAAAACTTCAATGGCTGAAACTACACGATAGAAGAGAGATATACAGTACGTTGGTTGATAAATATGCCGTTAGGGAGTATATAAAATCTACTATTGGAGAAAAGTATCTCATCCCTCTCATTGGTGTTTATAAGAATACAGATGAAATAGATATTGATCTTCTTCCTAGTTCATTTGTTCTGAAATGTACACATGATTCTGGTAGTGTCTTTATTTGCAAAAATAAAGCAGACATTAATTTTAAAGAAATTACAATTCGTTTGGACCGAGCACTAAAGAAAAGTCATTATCAGCGTACAAGGGAAACTCCTTATCGATTTGTTGAACCAAAAATTATATGTGAGAAGTATATGGTAGATGAGTCTGGTTATGAGTTGAAGGACTATAAAGTGTTCTGTTTTAATGGGGTTCCAAAGGCCATTCAAATGGATTTTGATAGATTTTCTGATCATAAGAGAAATTTATATGACACCGATTGGAATTTAATTCCTGTTTCAATCAAATATCCAAATGATCCGAATAAATATCTTCCAAAACCTTCAACATTGCAAACTATGCTCAAATTGGCTAGTGAACTTTCTATTGGAATTCCACATGCGCGTATTGATTTCTACTCTATACTAGATCATGTCTATTTTGGAGAGATAACATTGTACCACGGCTCTGGTATGGAGCCTTTTTACCCTGAATCATATAATTATCAATTTGGAAGTTGGATTACTCTGCCAAATAGTTTCGATTGA
- a CDS encoding LicD family protein — protein MQLKPVNQQEMRDIQLQILEAIDLFCKEREITYFLTHGTLIGAIRHNGYIPWDDDIDIAMPREGYEEFLKSFSHDSIRIYSLQTSRNCRYPYAKAYYTHTAVFEGAFQKYSEYGVNIDIFPYDYLPEPTKQRKKLLQRTHFWQLILKTKLSRISPIMTLKQNVVIFFGKILLFPVQSSVLARRIVTLAEVNREKTSRMGCLVWGYGERESAETSVLVSTQAWQFEGRSFLVPLGYDALLTSMYGSYMELPPVEKQITHHDFKAYWNE, from the coding sequence ATGCAACTGAAACCTGTTAATCAACAAGAAATGAGGGATATTCAACTCCAAATACTAGAGGCTATTGATCTGTTTTGCAAAGAGAGGGAAATCACCTATTTTCTTACTCACGGGACCCTGATAGGTGCTATCAGGCATAATGGGTATATTCCTTGGGATGATGATATCGATATTGCCATGCCACGAGAGGGGTATGAAGAGTTTTTAAAATCCTTTTCTCATGATAGCATAAGAATATATTCCTTGCAGACTAGCAGAAATTGTCGGTATCCATATGCAAAAGCATATTATACGCACACTGCAGTTTTTGAAGGTGCTTTTCAAAAGTATAGTGAATATGGGGTTAATATTGATATTTTCCCCTATGATTATCTTCCTGAACCAACCAAGCAACGAAAAAAGCTCTTGCAAAGAACGCACTTTTGGCAGCTTATTCTGAAGACCAAGCTTTCCAGGATTTCTCCGATTATGACACTGAAACAAAACGTAGTGATTTTCTTCGGAAAAATACTCTTGTTTCCAGTACAATCAAGTGTTTTAGCCAGAAGAATAGTTACACTTGCAGAGGTAAATAGAGAAAAAACATCGCGAATGGGTTGCTTGGTTTGGGGTTATGGAGAGAGAGAGTCTGCTGAGACCTCAGTACTTGTCTCCACACAGGCATGGCAATTTGAAGGTCGTTCATTTCTGGTTCCCCTTGGATATGATGCCTTGCTGACATCCATGTACGGCTCTTACATGGAATTGCCTCCCGTTGAAAAGCAAATCACGCACCATGACTTTAAAGCCTATTGGAATGAGTGA
- a CDS encoding LicD family protein — protein sequence MIQLSARQIQRIETDMLSFIASVLNAHNIPWYVLYGTALGTVRHGGSIPWDTDIDIGIPYLFLDSAIQKLQDSLPKRYSVLTYRNDPKYVLLFPRVSITGYRYSHLHIDIFPIIGSAEGAREKSLQVTQLDSLMQQFEIKKHIRVFAKSPLRRAVKKIIQEVQQLLLFRSALSIIQEFEQICKKYPFDEAPSVHVVCPCYGVKNIIPRQWLGDGTRMLYENVEVSVPKKYELYLEHYYHDYMSLPSREEQEKGLNKTLQMPQSIWKQVSSVFKQD from the coding sequence ATGATTCAGCTATCAGCAAGGCAAATTCAACGGATAGAAACCGATATGCTCTCTTTCATCGCTTCAGTGTTGAATGCACATAATATTCCTTGGTATGTGCTCTATGGTACAGCGCTTGGAACAGTCAGGCATGGAGGGAGTATTCCTTGGGATACGGATATTGATATCGGTATTCCGTATTTGTTCCTTGATTCAGCAATCCAAAAATTGCAAGATAGCCTACCGAAACGATATTCGGTACTTACCTATAGAAATGATCCCAAATACGTGTTGTTGTTCCCTAGGGTATCCATAACTGGTTATCGATACAGTCATTTACATATAGACATCTTTCCTATTATTGGGTCAGCAGAAGGTGCTCGTGAAAAGAGTCTACAAGTCACACAATTAGACAGTCTTATGCAACAATTTGAGATTAAGAAGCATATACGGGTTTTCGCCAAATCACCATTGAGAAGAGCGGTAAAGAAAATCATTCAGGAAGTACAGCAGCTCTTACTCTTTCGGTCAGCATTATCAATCATACAAGAGTTTGAGCAGATTTGTAAAAAGTACCCATTTGATGAAGCTCCGTCTGTGCATGTCGTCTGCCCTTGCTATGGTGTTAAAAATATCATTCCACGACAATGGTTAGGTGATGGAACGAGAATGCTGTATGAAAATGTTGAAGTTTCGGTACCAAAAAAATATGAGTTGTATTTGGAGCACTATTATCACGATTATATGTCTCTTCCTAGCAGAGAAGAACAGGAAAAGGGTCTTAATAAAACCTTGCAGATGCCACAATCGATATGGAAGCAGGTAAGTTCAGTTTTCAAGCAGGATTAA
- a CDS encoding glycosyltransferase family 2 protein yields MEKDVRFSILIPVYNVENYLARCLESVLAQIYTDYEVILVDDGSTDGSSQICDFYVESNPGNFQVIHKENQGLVSARRIALTKARGEYACFLDSDDYWEPELLEQVNIAIDTHMPDIVVFGNTLIGSDGSFISSKYPQFEKSVYEKEDMQLLKSEIVKGTKLNQLWKKVVRFSIIDREKDYSDFYHVSSGEDQLQTLPMLDRASRVAILNQCLYNYCINEGSITQSRVTLKHIESLVTVYRELGLYSSRWGIEPIVYQQRFANILIILLKSMIVFRFGPKAYTKAERENILKRFEQDDIRSYLISYKPTHIELSYRILIQALQAGKRWLFQLSLFCIGTAYHGKKQMKEVVQSIGSKHSCEPRT; encoded by the coding sequence TTGGAGAAAGATGTGCGCTTTAGTATATTGATACCCGTCTATAATGTAGAGAACTATCTTGCAAGATGCCTAGAATCAGTCCTTGCACAAATCTATACGGACTATGAAGTGATTCTGGTAGATGATGGGTCAACCGATGGTTCTTCTCAAATATGTGATTTTTATGTCGAATCCAACCCAGGTAACTTTCAAGTTATACACAAAGAAAATCAAGGGCTGGTCAGTGCGAGACGTATAGCTCTTACAAAAGCAAGAGGAGAGTACGCATGCTTTCTTGATTCGGATGATTACTGGGAGCCAGAACTTCTTGAGCAAGTAAATATTGCCATAGACACTCATATGCCTGATATTGTAGTTTTTGGAAATACTTTGATAGGAAGTGATGGATCATTTATTTCGAGTAAATATCCTCAATTTGAGAAATCTGTATACGAAAAAGAGGATATGCAACTTCTAAAAAGTGAGATTGTGAAGGGTACAAAACTCAATCAACTCTGGAAAAAGGTTGTTCGGTTTTCTATCATTGATAGGGAAAAGGACTATAGCGACTTCTATCATGTATCTAGTGGTGAAGATCAGTTGCAGACACTTCCCATGCTGGATCGTGCCTCACGAGTAGCAATCCTGAATCAATGTCTCTATAACTATTGCATTAATGAAGGCAGTATTACGCAGTCAAGGGTGACTTTAAAACATATTGAATCATTAGTTACTGTGTATCGAGAGTTGGGATTATACTCAAGTCGTTGGGGGATAGAACCTATTGTTTATCAGCAGCGCTTTGCAAATATTCTGATTATATTGCTCAAGAGCATGATTGTTTTTCGATTTGGACCCAAGGCTTATACGAAAGCGGAACGGGAGAATATTTTAAAAAGGTTTGAGCAAGATGATATTCGCTCATATCTCATATCATATAAACCAACACACATCGAGTTATCATATAGAATACTTATTCAAGCACTGCAAGCAGGAAAACGGTGGTTATTTCAATTGAGTCTATTCTGTATTGGAACAGCTTATCATGGAAAGAAGCAGATGAAAGAGGTTGTACAATCAATAGGGAGTAAACATTCATGCGAACCAAGAACGTAG
- a CDS encoding polysaccharide biosynthesis C-terminal domain-containing protein produces the protein MRTKNVVYGSLATGLLSLVTLLSGLIIPRQIILVYGSEINGISNAITQFISYFNLIEAGLAGSAIFALYKPFANKDVTGINGILSASKLYYEKVSFLFACSVLVFSFGFAFLGNSPLSRLETFLLVLAIGLSGVLQFSTMSKYRVLLTAAQKTYVVAYATSFSILIKVIVLYAAIYLRVGIIGIKLLTGLTILVRSGILYWYVRKKFPHIDYSANPRPDALQQRGDVLLMQILNSVHHAFPAVAMTITGIPYTDISVYTVYMSVVSGVRSIVQIMLNGSIYSSFGELLAKKEYATLQRALADFENICYLVMAILFSCLFVLFIPFLQVYTIGMTDGNYLRPNLAYLLSFSLFISVIRYPLSSMIQAAGHYRKTRVRTIIQTLIAVVGAFILAKPFGMFGIIMGLILSDIYRTIDVLWYVPHRITHTSTFRSLYRIMLAALSVVVAVYIGNAMLVDVPSSYLQWLLAAIKVGVVCTVSAVFILTIGNFLEMKLVFNRLVSIVRRQKR, from the coding sequence ATGCGAACCAAGAACGTAGTCTATGGCTCATTAGCTACAGGTTTGCTGAGTCTCGTAACACTACTCTCAGGCCTTATTATTCCAAGGCAAATAATCTTAGTCTACGGATCTGAGATCAATGGAATTTCGAATGCAATAACCCAATTCATCTCTTATTTTAATTTGATCGAGGCAGGTCTTGCTGGGTCGGCAATCTTTGCTCTTTACAAGCCCTTTGCCAATAAGGATGTTACGGGAATCAATGGTATTCTAAGTGCATCAAAATTATATTATGAGAAAGTCTCCTTTCTCTTTGCTTGTAGTGTTTTGGTTTTTTCCTTTGGATTTGCTTTTCTTGGAAACAGCCCACTCTCAAGACTCGAGACATTCTTACTTGTTCTGGCAATTGGCCTCAGTGGAGTCCTTCAATTTTCTACGATGTCGAAGTATCGCGTGTTGCTCACTGCAGCTCAGAAGACATATGTAGTTGCCTATGCTACTAGCTTCAGTATCCTCATAAAAGTAATCGTGCTCTATGCTGCAATCTATCTTAGGGTAGGTATCATTGGGATTAAACTACTTACAGGTTTAACTATCTTGGTTCGATCTGGAATTCTCTATTGGTATGTACGGAAGAAATTTCCACACATCGATTATTCTGCCAACCCGAGACCTGATGCATTGCAACAACGTGGGGATGTCTTATTGATGCAGATTCTGAACTCAGTTCACCATGCATTTCCTGCAGTGGCCATGACAATAACTGGAATCCCATATACTGACATAAGTGTATATACGGTTTATATGTCCGTAGTTTCAGGTGTTAGAAGTATTGTTCAAATCATGCTTAATGGGTCAATTTATTCCTCATTTGGAGAGTTGCTGGCGAAGAAAGAGTACGCAACGTTACAGAGAGCTTTAGCGGACTTTGAGAATATCTGCTACCTTGTCATGGCTATACTCTTCAGTTGTTTGTTTGTCTTATTCATCCCATTTTTGCAAGTCTATACGATAGGTATGACCGATGGTAATTATCTGCGACCAAATCTTGCTTATTTGCTCTCTTTTAGCTTATTTATCTCCGTAATACGCTATCCCCTGTCTTCAATGATTCAAGCTGCAGGCCATTACAGGAAAACTCGTGTGCGTACAATAATTCAAACCTTGATTGCAGTAGTCGGAGCTTTTATTTTAGCCAAACCTTTTGGAATGTTTGGGATTATAATGGGGTTGATTTTATCAGACATCTATCGAACAATCGATGTTCTTTGGTATGTTCCCCATAGAATCACACATACCTCAACATTTCGCTCTCTCTACAGAATTATGCTTGCAGCATTATCGGTGGTAGTTGCGGTATATATAGGAAATGCTATGCTTGTAGACGTTCCATCATCATATTTACAATGGTTGCTAGCCGCGATAAAAGTAGGGGTTGTATGTACTGTTTCTGCGGTTTTTATTCTTACTATTGGTAATTTTTTGGAAATGAAACTCGTCTTTAACCGTTTAGTCTCAATAGTGAGGAGACAGAAGAGATGA
- a CDS encoding ATP-grasp fold amidoligase family protein codes for MQWLKLNYHDARLPKLVDKIAVRDFVASTIGSEYLIPLIALYESPDSIDFSLLPNSFVLKTNHDSGGVFICTDKSKFDSSAAKRILKHSFDTNFYYSGREWPYKILVPKILCEEYLTDESGYELKDYKFFCFHGKAKIIQVDFNRFSNHTRNPYDTNWNFLPYEIEYRSDPLTTIPRPKVLDTMITLAEKLACDFPHVRVDLYTFHENIYFGKLTFYHGSGWERFHPESFGLLLGSYINLPKSPSRERD; via the coding sequence ATCCAATGGCTAAAACTTAACTATCACGACGCACGCTTACCTAAGCTTGTTGATAAAATAGCTGTACGGGACTTTGTGGCATCTACAATTGGATCTGAATACCTTATTCCGCTGATAGCCCTTTATGAATCTCCGGACTCTATTGATTTCTCTCTCCTTCCCAACTCCTTCGTACTCAAAACCAATCATGATTCAGGAGGAGTGTTTATCTGTACAGATAAATCGAAATTTGACAGCTCTGCTGCAAAGAGAATTCTAAAGCATTCTTTTGATACAAACTTCTATTATTCGGGTAGAGAATGGCCATATAAAATTTTAGTGCCAAAAATACTTTGCGAAGAATACTTAACTGATGAATCCGGCTATGAATTGAAGGATTATAAATTCTTCTGTTTTCATGGAAAAGCAAAAATTATCCAAGTGGATTTTAACCGGTTCTCTAACCATACAAGAAATCCTTACGATACCAACTGGAACTTTCTACCCTATGAAATAGAGTATAGAAGTGACCCTTTAACAACTATTCCAAGACCCAAAGTACTTGATACCATGATAACACTCGCAGAAAAACTTGCATGTGATTTCCCTCATGTCCGTGTGGATCTTTATACCTTCCATGAAAACATCTATTTTGGAAAACTCACCTTCTATCACGGTTCAGGGTGGGAGAGATTCCATCCCGAATCATTTGGCTTGCTTTTAGGATCGTATATCAATCTACCGAAAAGCCCTAGTAGAGAAAGAGATTAA